A window of Candidatus Eremiobacteraceae bacterium genomic DNA:
TGATCGCGGAAGTGAAACCTTGGACGGTTGCGCCGGGGATCAGTGTCGACGCGTGGACGTACAACGGAACTGTGCCCGGACCGACGATCCACGTGCGCCAGGGCGATCGCGTCCGCGTTCTTTTCACGAATCATCTGCCCGAGCCGACGACCATCCACTGGCACGGGCTCGACGTTCCCGCGGACATGGACGGCGTTCCCGGCATGAGCCAACCGGCCGTCCAGCCGGGTCAGACGTTCGTCTACGAATTCACCGCGACCGATCCGGGCACGTACATCTATCACACGCACTACGACGATCTGTTCCAGCTCGATAGCGGGCTCTACGGCGCGTTCGTCGTCGACCCGGCGAAGCCGGCGAAGGATCGCTACGATCGCGACTACCTCATGCTCGTGTCGTCGTGGCGCATACACAGCACGGCGGAGAACTACTTCAGCATCGACGGCAAGAGCTATCCGCTGACGAAGCCGTTCATGGTGCGAAAAGGCGATCGCGTTCGCCTGCGGACGATCGACATCAGCGGAACCGAATTCCACACGATGCACTTGCACGGGCATCGCTTTCAGATCGTCGCGATAGACGGCCAGGACGTCGCGCCCGCGCAACGCCAGAACATGGTGACCGTCAATATCGGCCCGGGCGAAACCCGCGACCTCGCGTTCACCGCGAACGCTCAGCCTGGCACATGGATGGTGCACTGCCACGTCGCCGACCACATGATGAACGGCGGCGTCGGCCCCGGCGGACTTATCACGACGATCCAGTACGAAGGCGTACCATCGACGATGGGCTCGATGGCGATGGCGGACAAGATGCGCCCGATGCCCGCCGACGGCGGTGAAGGCGGAGGTGCGATCGGACCGCCGCTCGACGCGACGACGACGATCATCCTCGGGGCGATCGCCGGGCTGACGATTTTCTTCGGACTGCCGTTCGCCGCGATGAAGAACTTGCCGACTCGTGGCATCGCGTTTCTCAACGCGACCGCGATCGGCGTGCTGTTCTTCCTGCTCTACGACATATTGAAGCAGGCCGGCGAGCCGATCACGACGGCCCTCGCCGCGACGCAGGTCGGCGTGAGCGCCGCACCGTTCGTGACCCTTGTCGCGACGTATCTCACCGGCCTGACGATCGGCCTCGTCGGCCTCGTCATCATCTCGCGCTTCGCGCTCAACCGCTATAAGAGCGGCGGCGAGATCTCGCCGATGGGGCTCGCGATGACGATCGCGCTCGGCATCGGGTCGCACAATTTTAGCGAAGGGCTCGCGATCGGCCAATCAGCTGCGACCGGGGCGGTGCAACTTGCGGTCGTCTTGATCATTGGTTTCGGTTTGCACAACATGACCGAGGGCTTCGGAATCGCGGCGCCGCTCGCGGGCCGGGCACCGACGGGTTTTTGGCAGATCTTGCGCCTCGGTCTCATCGGCGGCGCACCGACGTTCCTGGGCACCGTCGTCGGCTATCGATTCACGTCGCCGATCCTGTCGGTCGCGTTCCTGACGCTGGCCGCCGGCGCGATCATGTGGGTCATCGGCGAGATGACGAGCGCCGGGCGGCGCATCGGCCACAAGGAACTCGCCGCGTTCGGCGTGCTCGCCGGCTTCATCCTCGGCTTCGGCACGGATCTCGTGCTCGCCAGCGCCGGCGCCTAGTCAAGACCGCGGTCTTGTAGCGGTCGAGCTTTAGCTCGACCGGAGACGACTTTGCTATTGCTAGACCGCGGCGGTCGAGATAAATCTCGACCGCTCCCTTTTTTCTTCGCGAGGGGAGGCCGCGGCGCTCGAGATAAATCTCGACCGCTCCCATTTAGAGCGAATGCGAGAATGCTATTCTTCGGTTGGAGAGGTCTTTGCGAGGTCGGCGATGTTCTTGACGACCGTCGCGTCCGCGAGCGTCGTCGTATCGCCGAGCGGACGGTTTTCCATCACGTCGCGCAAGAGGCGGCGCATGATCTTGCCCGAGCGCGTCTTCGGCAGATCGGGCGTGAACGTGATGTATTTGGGCCGAGCGAACGCGCCGATCTTCGATGCGACGTGTTTGCGAAGATTGTCGGCGTCCTCTTTCGACCCGATGCCGCCGCCCTTCAACGTGACGAAAGCGGCGATCGCCTCGCCCGTGATGTCATCCTTCTTCGAGACGACCGCAGACTCTGCGACCATCGGATGATCGACGAATGCGCTTTCGACCTCGGTTGTCGAGATACGATGGCCCGAGACGTTCATGACATCGTCGACGCGCCCGAGCAGCCAATAGTAGCCCTCTTCGTCGCGCTTGCAGCCGTCGGCTGGGAAATAGTAGCCGAGATGTCCGAACTTGCTCCAGTACGTCGTAAGATATCGCTCGTGATCTCCCCACAGCGTACGCAGCATCGCCGGCCACGGCTTCGTGATGACGATATAGCCGCCGCCTCCGAGCGGCACCGATCCTCCGCTCTGATCGACGACGTCGGCAAATACGCCCGGATACGGGAAGGTGGCCGACCCGGGCTTCGTCTTCGTGATCCCCGGCAGCGGCGATAAAAGGATCATGCCGGTCTCGGTCTGCCACCATGTGTCGACGACCGGACAACGCCCGCCGCCTATATGCTCCGAGTACCAGATCCACGCTTCCGGATTGATGGGCTCGCCGACCGATCCGAGCAGCCGCAACGATGTCATGTCGTGCCGTTTCGGATACTCCGGTCCCCACTTCATGAACGTGCGGATCGCGGTCGGCGCCGTGTACAGAACGGTCACCTTGTACTTCTCGACGATCGCCCAAAAGCGGTCCTTGTCGGGGAAATCGGGCGTGCCTTCATAAAGCACGCTCGTCGTGCGATTCGCGAGCGGGCCGTAAACTATGTACGAATGGCCCGTGACCCAGCCGATGTCGGCGGTGCACCAGAAGACGTCGCGCGCCGGGTCGATGTCGAAGATATATTTGTGCGTCGACGACACGCCGGTGAGATAGCCGCCGGTCGTGTGCATGATGCCCTTCGGACGCGCGGTCGTGCCGCTCGAATATAATATGTAGAGCGGATCCTCGGCGGCCATCTTTTCGGGCTCGCATTTGTCGCTTTGACGAGCGACGACGTCGTGATACCAGTGGTCGCGGCCCGGCGTCCAATCGACCGCATCGCCGGTGCGTTTAAGGACGATGACCTTTTCGATCGACGGCGTTGCTTTGAGCGCGTCGTCGGCGATGTTTTTCAGCTGGATCTTGTTGCCGCGCCGCCAGCCTTGGTCTTGCGTGATGAGCGCCTTGCACGCTCCGTCTTGGATGCGGTCGCGCAAGCTGTCCGCCGAGAATCCGCCGAAGACGACCGAATGGATCGCACCGATGCGCGAACATGCGAGCAGTGCCGCCGGCAGCTCGGGAACCATGCCCATGTAGATCGCCACGCGATCGCCGCGTTTGACGCCGAGTTCTTTGAGCGCGTTCGCAAGGCGGCACGTCTCGGCGAGAAGATCTGCATACGTGAACGTCCGAGTATCGCCGGGCTCGCCTTCCCAGGCAAAAGCGACTTGGCTGCCATGTCCGGCCGCGACATGACGGTCGAGGCAGTTGTACGACGCGTTGATGAGGCCGCCGTCGAACCAGCGTGCGGCCTTGCGCGCGTCATCCCATTGGAGAACTGTCTTCCATGGCTCGAACCAGTCGAGGCGGCGCGCTTGCTCGGCCCAGAACGACTCGAAGTCCTTTGCGGCGCGCTCGTAAACCGCCGGGTCTTTCCACTGCGCCGTTTTCTGAAATTCCGGCGACGGCGCGAACGTGCGTTTCTCCGCGAAGAGCGCCTCGATCGCTTGTCCTTGATCAGTCGTCTGGTCGGCCATGGTGCCCCTTTTGACGGCCTTTCAGGGCCACTCCTTGCCGTGCATGGAAGCGGTCCGGCGAAGCGAATGCACGTCGCCATATGGCGCAGGGCGTGCTCGCCGACCGCATCGCCGTCATCACGGGGGCGAATCGAGGCATCGGCTTCGCGATATTGCAGACTTTCGCGCGGGAAGGCGCGACGTGTGCGCTCGTCGTCAGAGATCGTGCAAAGGGCGAACGTGCGGCAAGCGACGTGGCAAAGGCCGGCGCCTCGCCGGTCGTCGTCGAAGCCGATATGGCGAACCGCACGGCCATCAAGCGGGCGGCAGAAGAATTGTCGCACCGCTTCGAGCGTATCGACCTGCTCGTCAACAACGCCGGCATCTTGACGGACGAAGATCGGAAGACGCCCGCAAGCCGGATGGAGTCCGCGATCATGGACGAGACGCTCGCGATCAATCTTTTCGGTCCGATCGCCATGAGCGAGGCGCTTCTGCCGAAGATGGTTCGCGGCTCGCGCATCATCAACGTCTCGTCGACGATGGGCCAGCTTACCGGCGGCAGCGCGGGCTATGCGCCCGCGTATTGCATCAGCAAGACGGCGCTCAACGCGTACACCCAAGCCCTCGCCGCGGCGGTCTCCGATAGCGGCATTCTCGTCGATTCGTTCCATCCTGGTTGGGCGAGGACGGCGATGGGCGGCCCAAATGCGACGGTCGATCCCGACCAGGCCGCCGCTGTCGCGCTCTTTCTCGCAACTCGACCGCCCGGGCAGACCGGACTTTTCTGGCGCCATCCCGGCGTCGTCATCGACTGGTGAAACGCAAAGGAGGTCACACTCAAATGCCATCTCGCCGATCGTTCATCGCCGCAAGCGCAGTCGCTGCGGCAGCGGGCCTCGCAGGCATGGCGGACACTTCGACCGAGGTCGATGCCGCCGCACCTAAAGGCCCGTCGTCCCTCGCGCTCGCTCAGGCGCGCTGGCTGCGGCAGGCTATGCCGAAAGCGAAGCTGAGCGACGAGCTCGTCGAGAAGATCGCGGGCGACATCGACGGCTATGCGCCGGTAGCAGCCGAGTTTCGCAAAGCGACGCTGCGGAATTGGGATGAACCCGATTTCGTCTTCACCGCAGGTCCCGAGGCGAAGCGGCGATGACGGACGTTGATCTCGCATTCTCCTCGATCGAGCAGCTCGGTGCGATGCTCCGGGCGAAGACCGTATCGTCCGTCGAACTGACGAAGATCTACCTCAAGCGCCTCCACACGATCGGCAAGTCGCTCAATGCCGTCGTCACGATCTTCGACGACCTCGCGCTCGTCGATGCCGCGAAGGCCGACGATCTCTTGGCGCGCGTCGGCGATCGCGCAGGGCCGCTCGTCGGCATCCCGTTCGGCGTCAAAGATCTTCTCGCCGCGACGGGCGGACCGACGACGTGGGGCGCGGCACCGTACAAGGATCAGACGTTCGACTACGACGCAACCGTGGTGAAGCGTCTACGAGCAGCGGGCGCCGTGCTCGTCGCGAAGCTCGCGATGATCGAGCTCGCGGGCGGCATGGGCTACGATCAAGCAGACGCGTCGTTCACCGGGCCGTGCCGCAATCCGTGGAACAAGAACTATTGGACCGGCGGATCGTCGAGCGGCCCCGGCGCGGCGACCGCGTCGGGCTGCGTCGCGTTTTCGATCGGTTCGGAAACCGACGGCTCGATCACGAATCCGTCGAGTTACTGCGGCCTGTCGGGCATCCGGCCGACGTACGGCCGTGTGAGCCGCCACGGCGCGATGGCGCTGTGTTGGACGCTCGACAAGCTCGGCCCGATGTGCCGCACCGCGAGCGACGCGCATGTCGTGCTCTCGATGATCGCAGGCTACGATCCCGACGATCCGACCGCGTCGAGCCTCAGCTACGACGGCTCGCCGCTTTTCGGATCGGCGCCGCTTGGACCCCAAGCCGTGCACTCGAGCATGGCCGCCGCGCAGCGGCCGATCACCGTCGGCATCATCCGTCATGCGACCGACAAAGTCCAACCGGAGGTGAGGAAGAACTTCGAGGCTGCGCTCGACACGCTTCGTATGGCCGGCGTCATCGGCGAGCCGGTCGAGATCGATCTTCCGAAATATCCATACGACGATTGCATTGGGGCGATCATCGCCGGCGAAGGCGGTGCGGCGTTCCGCGACATCATCCAGGACGGGCGAGTTCAGACGCTGTCCGACCCGGGCGGCCGGCGCGGCGGATACTCGAACTTCCTCGTGCCGGCTGTCGACTACGTCGACGCGATGCGCATGCGCGCGCCGATGAAATCGGCGTTCGCGAAGCTCTTCGAGCGGATCGACGT
This region includes:
- a CDS encoding amidase, with product MTDVDLAFSSIEQLGAMLRAKTVSSVELTKIYLKRLHTIGKSLNAVVTIFDDLALVDAAKADDLLARVGDRAGPLVGIPFGVKDLLAATGGPTTWGAAPYKDQTFDYDATVVKRLRAAGAVLVAKLAMIELAGGMGYDQADASFTGPCRNPWNKNYWTGGSSSGPGAATASGCVAFSIGSETDGSITNPSSYCGLSGIRPTYGRVSRHGAMALCWTLDKLGPMCRTASDAHVVLSMIAGYDPDDPTASSLSYDGSPLFGSAPLGPQAVHSSMAAAQRPITVGIIRHATDKVQPEVRKNFEAALDTLRMAGVIGEPVEIDLPKYPYDDCIGAIIAGEGGAAFRDIIQDGRVQTLSDPGGRRGGYSNFLVPAVDYVDAMRMRAPMKSAFAKLFERIDVIAAPTFATVALPIDITFDKAYPGTNDTPLISACNLIGIPAISVPSGFGIHGLPTGIMFVTPAFEERRLASLGAAYQGRTQWHTRRPALA
- the acs gene encoding acetate--CoA ligase codes for the protein MADQTTDQGQAIEALFAEKRTFAPSPEFQKTAQWKDPAVYERAAKDFESFWAEQARRLDWFEPWKTVLQWDDARKAARWFDGGLINASYNCLDRHVAAGHGSQVAFAWEGEPGDTRTFTYADLLAETCRLANALKELGVKRGDRVAIYMGMVPELPAALLACSRIGAIHSVVFGGFSADSLRDRIQDGACKALITQDQGWRRGNKIQLKNIADDALKATPSIEKVIVLKRTGDAVDWTPGRDHWYHDVVARQSDKCEPEKMAAEDPLYILYSSGTTARPKGIMHTTGGYLTGVSSTHKYIFDIDPARDVFWCTADIGWVTGHSYIVYGPLANRTTSVLYEGTPDFPDKDRFWAIVEKYKVTVLYTAPTAIRTFMKWGPEYPKRHDMTSLRLLGSVGEPINPEAWIWYSEHIGGGRCPVVDTWWQTETGMILLSPLPGITKTKPGSATFPYPGVFADVVDQSGGSVPLGGGGYIVITKPWPAMLRTLWGDHERYLTTYWSKFGHLGYYFPADGCKRDEEGYYWLLGRVDDVMNVSGHRISTTEVESAFVDHPMVAESAVVSKKDDITGEAIAAFVTLKGGGIGSKEDADNLRKHVASKIGAFARPKYITFTPDLPKTRSGKIMRRLLRDVMENRPLGDTTTLADATVVKNIADLAKTSPTEE
- a CDS encoding SDR family NAD(P)-dependent oxidoreductase; translated protein: MAQGVLADRIAVITGANRGIGFAILQTFAREGATCALVVRDRAKGERAASDVAKAGASPVVVEADMANRTAIKRAAEELSHRFERIDLLVNNAGILTDEDRKTPASRMESAIMDETLAINLFGPIAMSEALLPKMVRGSRIINVSSTMGQLTGGSAGYAPAYCISKTALNAYTQALAAAVSDSGILVDSFHPGWARTAMGGPNATVDPDQAAAVALFLATRPPGQTGLFWRHPGVVIDW
- a CDS encoding multicopper oxidase domain-containing protein, producing MISKILPRGGVITAAALVIAITTLFVTPARAQNDLSPTDAQIAQAESAAQRDFDLLPALPPVATGHLKTIRLIAEVKPWTVAPGISVDAWTYNGTVPGPTIHVRQGDRVRVLFTNHLPEPTTIHWHGLDVPADMDGVPGMSQPAVQPGQTFVYEFTATDPGTYIYHTHYDDLFQLDSGLYGAFVVDPAKPAKDRYDRDYLMLVSSWRIHSTAENYFSIDGKSYPLTKPFMVRKGDRVRLRTIDISGTEFHTMHLHGHRFQIVAIDGQDVAPAQRQNMVTVNIGPGETRDLAFTANAQPGTWMVHCHVADHMMNGGVGPGGLITTIQYEGVPSTMGSMAMADKMRPMPADGGEGGGAIGPPLDATTTIILGAIAGLTIFFGLPFAAMKNLPTRGIAFLNATAIGVLFFLLYDILKQAGEPITTALAATQVGVSAAPFVTLVATYLTGLTIGLVGLVIISRFALNRYKSGGEISPMGLAMTIALGIGSHNFSEGLAIGQSAATGAVQLAVVLIIGFGLHNMTEGFGIAAPLAGRAPTGFWQILRLGLIGGAPTFLGTVVGYRFTSPILSVAFLTLAAGAIMWVIGEMTSAGRRIGHKELAAFGVLAGFILGFGTDLVLASAGA
- a CDS encoding twin-arginine translocation signal domain-containing protein, which codes for MPSRRSFIAASAVAAAAGLAGMADTSTEVDAAAPKGPSSLALAQARWLRQAMPKAKLSDELVEKIAGDIDGYAPVAAEFRKATLRNWDEPDFVFTAGPEAKRR